The sequence GCTGAAACCGTGACGAAACTTGCGGGACAAACAGCCCGTTTATTAAATGGTATTCCATTAGACGAAGAAGAAACGCGCTTAGCATTTGATGTTTATCCGTATCAAGCACCTAGTTTATCGAATCAATTACAACGAATTTTTCCGCAATTAGAGCGTGCCACATTCCATGCAATCCAAGTACCTGTATTTTATGGATTGGCACAAAAAGTCACCGCACTTTCAGATTATGATTTCGACTATCAGCCTCAAAATAGCGAGCTTATTGCTTTAGAAGAAACCTTAATTACGCCTGTACTTAATGGAGAACAAGAAAATGGCGAAGAATCAGTAAAACTTCATTTAAGCCAAATAAGTGCGGTAGAAAATGGCGTAGAATTTTGGTCTGTGGCAGATGAACAACACTTTAATCTCGCCTTACTTTCAGTGAAATTGTTGGAAGGAATTTATCAGCAAGGTTATTAATACCAAGAAAATTAAGGAGAAGAGTATGCAAAATATTCTATTTATTATCCATTCATCCCCTTATGGTGATGAACATTTTTTTAGTGCATTACGTTTGGCGTTACAGTTGCAAGAGCAGCATAAAAGTGCGGTTAATTTAAAAGTATTTTTAATGTCTGATGCGGTAACTGGCGGTTTAGCAAAACAAAATCCAGCAGAAGGGTATCATTTACAACAAATGTTGGAAATTTTAACGGCACAAGGGGCAACAATTAAACTT comes from Haemophilus haemolyticus and encodes:
- a CDS encoding DsrE/DsrF/TusD sulfur relay family protein, whose amino-acid sequence is MQNILFIIHSSPYGDEHFFSALRLALQLQEQHKSAVNLKVFLMSDAVTGGLAKQNPAEGYHLQQMLEILTAQGATIKLCKTCTNARGITELPLAEGVEIGTLAELADWTMEADKVLNF